One window of Methanothermobacter thermautotrophicus genomic DNA carries:
- the dapA gene encoding 4-hydroxy-tetrahydrodipicolinate synthase — translation MKIEGTVVAMVTPFTEDDVVDEAGLRENINYLIENGVDGLLVAGTTGESATITHEEQRRMIDILVDEVNGRVRTVAGAGSNSSREAMGLVEYAEDAGADAALVITPYYNKPQPHGLIEHYTMLEKAADIPLIIYNVPSRTGTDIDVDTVAELAKLDGIIGIKEASPDLDKVSMLRSRLMDLGLDDFTILSGNDNLTLPLISMGAEGVISVVANVDPARMSRLVNEALSGDFEAAMKTHYELYSLMKVLFIESNPVPVKEALNMMGRPAGHVRMPLAPLQDANRERLRMVLEELALI, via the coding sequence ATGAAGATTGAAGGCACAGTAGTGGCCATGGTGACTCCATTCACAGAGGACGATGTGGTGGATGAGGCCGGGCTGCGGGAGAACATAAACTACCTTATAGAGAACGGGGTTGACGGTCTGCTGGTTGCCGGGACAACCGGTGAATCAGCTACAATAACCCATGAAGAGCAGAGGAGAATGATCGATATACTTGTGGATGAGGTCAACGGCCGCGTCAGGACAGTTGCCGGTGCAGGCAGCAACTCATCCAGGGAGGCAATGGGCCTCGTGGAGTATGCAGAGGACGCCGGTGCAGACGCAGCCCTTGTCATAACCCCATACTACAACAAGCCCCAGCCCCATGGACTCATTGAACACTACACCATGCTGGAGAAAGCCGCCGACATACCCCTCATAATATACAATGTCCCCTCAAGGACAGGAACCGACATAGATGTTGACACGGTCGCTGAACTCGCAAAACTCGACGGTATAATAGGAATAAAGGAGGCCAGTCCCGACCTGGACAAGGTGTCAATGCTCAGGTCAAGGCTCATGGACCTCGGTCTTGATGACTTCACCATCCTTTCAGGTAACGATAACCTTACACTCCCACTGATATCCATGGGTGCTGAGGGAGTGATATCGGTTGTTGCAAATGTCGACCCTGCCCGTATGAGCCGGCTTGTTAACGAGGCCCTATCAGGAGACTTTGAAGCTGCAATGAAAACGCACTACGAACTCTACAGCCTCATGAAGGTCCTTTTCATTGAGAGCAACCCGGTACCCGTCAAGGAGGCCCTTAACATGATGGGCAGGCCCGCTGGTCATGTGAGGATGCCCCTCGCACCCCTGCAGGATGCAAACCGTGAGAGGCTCAGGATGGTCCTTGAGGAACTGGCGCTGATCTAG
- the dapB gene encoding 4-hydroxy-tetrahydrodipicolinate reductase: MIRVAVTGACGRMGSGIISRVLEEDDMELVAAIEAPGTPLRGRDIGEFTGRGRVGVAVTDASDLAETLADAEPDVLVDFTVASAAVETIKTSARAGVNLVVGTTGFSEEQMQTVRDCIGSSGVRAVIAPNMAVGVNVFFKVLRDLALILSDYDVEIIEAHHRHKKDAPSGTAVRSLEVIAEATGRRADEVAVHGRSGLTGERSKEEIGVHAVRGGDIVGDHIVLFAGDGERLEIVHRAHSRDAFIGGVIRAIRFIEEAEPGRIMDMGDVLGIK, from the coding sequence TTGATAAGGGTCGCAGTTACAGGTGCATGCGGGCGCATGGGCTCAGGGATAATAAGCAGGGTCCTCGAGGAGGATGACATGGAACTTGTGGCAGCCATTGAGGCTCCCGGCACACCCCTCAGGGGCAGGGACATAGGAGAGTTCACAGGCAGAGGCAGGGTTGGAGTTGCAGTCACAGATGCATCCGATCTTGCAGAAACCCTCGCAGATGCAGAACCCGACGTCCTTGTTGACTTCACAGTCGCATCCGCGGCAGTCGAAACAATAAAGACTTCAGCCAGGGCCGGTGTTAACCTCGTGGTTGGCACAACAGGATTTTCAGAGGAGCAGATGCAGACAGTAAGGGACTGCATAGGCAGTTCAGGTGTGAGGGCTGTGATCGCACCTAACATGGCAGTCGGGGTCAACGTGTTCTTCAAGGTCCTCAGGGACCTTGCACTGATCCTCTCTGACTATGACGTTGAGATCATCGAGGCACACCACAGGCACAAGAAGGACGCTCCATCAGGGACAGCTGTACGTTCACTGGAGGTCATTGCAGAGGCCACAGGCAGAAGGGCCGATGAGGTGGCCGTCCATGGCCGATCTGGACTCACAGGTGAGAGGAGTAAAGAGGAGATAGGTGTCCATGCAGTTAGGGGTGGTGACATCGTCGGGGACCACATAGTCCTCTTTGCAGGTGACGGTGAGCGCCTTGAGATAGTTCACAGGGCTCACAGCAGGGATGCCTTCATAGGTGGAGTTATAAGGGCCATAAGGTTCATTGAGGAAGCAGAACCCGGAAGGATAATGGATATGGGGGATGTGCTGGGAATAAAATGA
- the asd gene encoding aspartate-semialdehyde dehydrogenase, with the protein MVNVGVLGATGMVGQRFIQMLDKHPEFELTTLAASSRSAGKPYGEVANWYLDSEMPESVRDMEVVETDPSAVGDVDILFSALPADVARKVEPEFAEKYIVASNASAMRMEPDVPLVIPEVNPEFLDLIEVQQRRRGWDGFIVTNPNCSTIALTLTLKPIYDAYNIKRVYVSTMQAVSGAGYNGVPSMAILDNLVPFIGGEEEKIETETLHLLGELDDGVVKPASFGVSASCHRVPVVDGHTEAVFIELDDDFEIDDVREAMDKFRGLPQKLGLHSAPEKPVVVRDEENRPQPRMDRDRDGGMAVTVGRLREDAAFENSLRYVLVGHNTVRGAAGASILNAELINEIL; encoded by the coding sequence ATGGTTAATGTGGGTGTTCTGGGAGCAACAGGGATGGTTGGACAGCGTTTCATTCAGATGCTTGATAAACATCCTGAATTTGAACTTACAACACTGGCGGCTTCTTCACGATCCGCAGGAAAACCCTACGGGGAGGTGGCTAACTGGTACCTTGACTCTGAGATGCCAGAATCTGTGAGGGACATGGAGGTCGTTGAAACGGATCCCTCAGCTGTTGGGGACGTTGATATACTCTTCTCAGCCCTCCCTGCAGATGTGGCCAGGAAGGTCGAACCAGAATTTGCAGAGAAATACATAGTGGCATCAAATGCAAGTGCAATGAGGATGGAGCCTGATGTCCCCCTCGTGATACCCGAGGTCAACCCCGAGTTCCTTGACCTAATAGAGGTGCAGCAGAGGAGGAGGGGATGGGATGGGTTCATCGTTACCAACCCCAACTGCTCAACAATAGCCCTTACCCTCACATTAAAGCCGATCTACGACGCCTACAACATAAAGAGGGTCTACGTCTCAACCATGCAGGCAGTTTCAGGGGCCGGCTACAATGGAGTCCCCTCAATGGCCATACTTGACAACCTTGTACCCTTCATTGGGGGTGAGGAGGAGAAGATTGAAACAGAGACCCTCCACCTCCTGGGAGAACTCGACGATGGCGTGGTGAAACCAGCCAGCTTTGGTGTGAGCGCATCCTGTCACCGTGTACCCGTAGTTGACGGCCACACCGAGGCGGTCTTCATTGAACTGGATGACGACTTTGAAATTGATGATGTAAGGGAGGCCATGGATAAATTCAGGGGGCTCCCTCAGAAGCTGGGCCTCCACTCAGCCCCAGAGAAACCGGTGGTTGTCAGGGATGAGGAGAACAGGCCCCAGCCAAGGATGGACAGGGACAGGGATGGTGGAATGGCTGTCACTGTTGGAAGACTCAGGGAGGACGCTGCATTCGAAAACAGTTTAAGGTACGTCCTTGTGGGTCATAACACAGTTAGAGGTGCTGCAGGGGCATCTATCCTGAACGCTGAACTCATAAATGAGATACTGTAG
- a CDS encoding phosphatase PAP2 family protein, protein MPVLTFGGTQAFWVILCLLLYLLGGEDEREAAFIALTALVMGFFMSEFLKMVIARPRPYEVIWWVRHTTVAGGYSMPSGHTVAAFAGFTSLYFKFGRPWLFLILASLVGISRIYLGLHYPTDVLAGAFIGVICAFMALKIEDRVKCFGLCRFERLQQR, encoded by the coding sequence ATGCCAGTTTTAACCTTCGGCGGGACCCAGGCCTTCTGGGTGATACTCTGCCTTCTTCTCTATCTTCTTGGCGGGGAGGATGAGAGGGAGGCCGCATTCATAGCCCTCACCGCCCTGGTAATGGGCTTCTTCATGAGCGAATTCCTGAAGATGGTTATCGCAAGGCCACGACCCTATGAGGTGATCTGGTGGGTGAGGCACACCACGGTTGCTGGCGGCTATTCTATGCCATCGGGCCATACTGTGGCAGCATTCGCCGGTTTCACTTCACTTTACTTCAAGTTCGGGAGACCCTGGCTTTTTCTGATCCTCGCATCACTTGTGGGGATTTCGAGGATCTACCTTGGCCTCCATTACCCCACCGACGTCCTTGCCGGTGCTTTTATCGGAGTCATCTGTGCATTCATGGCCCTGAAGATAGAGGATAGGGTTAAATGCTTTGGTCTCTGCCGCTTTGAAAGGTTGCAGCAACGTTAG
- a CDS encoding cyclase family protein has protein sequence MKIIDLTHKVEDSMPVFPGDPPVKLRTESSDEDYITSSVSMGLHAGTHIDAPLHARCSDLTVDGIGLRELTGEGFLISREEILGAGDIAVIKTGWSSRWGSEEYFTNYPGIKRRLAEELVEHEVLGVCIEGPSVDRPGETEIHRLLLKNGIWVVENITNTDLLPPEFRLFVVPLPVRAEASPARVFAVTGSEQGNLR, from the coding sequence ATGAAAATAATCGACCTGACCCATAAGGTTGAGGACTCCATGCCGGTCTTCCCGGGTGATCCCCCTGTTAAACTGAGAACTGAGAGTTCAGATGAGGACTACATTACATCCTCAGTGTCCATGGGCCTGCACGCAGGGACCCATATAGACGCCCCCCTACATGCGCGCTGCAGTGACCTGACGGTTGACGGGATCGGACTCAGGGAACTCACAGGTGAGGGTTTCCTCATATCCAGGGAAGAGATTTTAGGGGCTGGTGACATTGCTGTAATCAAAACTGGCTGGAGCTCAAGGTGGGGCTCGGAGGAGTACTTCACAAACTATCCAGGTATAAAGAGACGGCTTGCAGAGGAACTTGTGGAACATGAAGTTCTGGGGGTCTGCATCGAGGGCCCCAGTGTTGACAGGCCCGGAGAAACAGAGATCCACAGGCTCCTACTCAAGAATGGGATATGGGTTGTGGAGAACATAACAAACACGGACCTCCTACCACCTGAATTCAGATTATTCGTTGTCCCCCTCCCTGTGAGGGCAGAGGCATCCCCTGCAAGGGTATTTGCAGTTACAGGTTCTGAGCAGGGTAACCTCCGATAG
- a CDS encoding transglutaminase-like domain-containing protein yields MNSQGIPATPLNLFTWVRDSVDYSFYYRTLYGAPGTLRLRRGNCVDQAHLMVALARTSGIPARYVRGYCRFISGNWYSHVWAQVWIRGHGWVTADTTHSLNRLGHLSNWNTTVSKVDGVLLQYRLK; encoded by the coding sequence GTGAACTCTCAGGGAATACCAGCTACTCCACTGAACCTGTTCACCTGGGTACGTGACAGTGTCGACTACTCATTTTATTACAGGACACTTTATGGTGCCCCAGGTACACTGAGGTTAAGGAGGGGAAACTGTGTCGACCAGGCCCACCTCATGGTAGCCCTTGCAAGGACCAGCGGTATACCTGCACGCTACGTCCGTGGTTACTGCAGATTCATAAGCGGGAACTGGTACTCCCATGTATGGGCCCAGGTATGGATAAGGGGTCATGGCTGGGTTACTGCAGACACAACCCACTCCCTGAACAGACTGGGACATTTAAGTAACTGGAACACGACTGTCTCGAAGGTTGATGGTGTCCTCCTCCAATACAGACTCAAATAG
- a CDS encoding pseudomurein-binding repeat-containing protein codes for MRQLSKASVYLTMALILIVAMEGSYALENDSESLNSSEVLQASVRVANFMEKYQRLPENISTGNRSLDCASYT; via the coding sequence ATGAGGCAGCTAAGCAAAGCCTCAGTATACCTTACCATGGCCCTGATTTTAATTGTGGCTATGGAAGGTTCATATGCCCTTGAGAATGACTCAGAATCCCTTAACAGCTCTGAAGTCCTTCAGGCAAGTGTCAGGGTGGCTAATTTCATGGAGAAGTATCAGAGGCTGCCTGAAAATATAAGTACTGGAAACAGAAGTCTTGACTGTGCATCCTACACCTAG
- the thsA gene encoding thermosome subunit alpha: MAQGQQPILVLPEGTSRYLGRDAQRMNILAGKILAETVRTTLGPKGMDKMLVDSLGDIVVTNDGVTILKEMDIEHPAAKMLVEVAKTQEDEVGDGTTTAVIIAGELLKKAENLLEMEIHPTIIAMGYRQASEKAQEILDDIAIDASDRDTLMKVAMTAMTGKGTEKAREPLAQLIVDAVKQVEEDGEVEKDHIKIEKKEGAAVDDSTLVQGVIIDKERVHPGMPKKVENAKIALLNCPIEVKETEVDAEIRITDPSQMQAFIEQEEQMIRDMVNSIVDTGANVLFCQKGIDDLAQHYLAKAGVLAVRRVKKSDMEKLSKATGANIVTNIEDLGEEDLGEAGVVSEKKISGEEMIFVEECKEPKAVTILVRGSTEHVVSEVERAIEDAIGVVAATVEDGKVVAGGGAPEIEIAKRLKDYADSISGREQLAVSAFADALEIVPKTLAENAGLDSIDVLVDLRAAHEESPYMGIDVFDGNIVDMKEAGVIEPHRVKKQAIQSAAEAAEMILRIDDVIAASSSGSEDEGMDEMGGMGGMPPM; encoded by the coding sequence ATGGCACAGGGACAGCAGCCAATTCTTGTACTGCCCGAAGGTACAAGCAGGTATCTTGGAAGAGACGCACAGAGGATGAACATCCTTGCAGGTAAAATACTCGCAGAGACCGTGAGGACAACCCTTGGACCTAAGGGTATGGACAAGATGCTGGTTGACTCCCTTGGGGACATTGTCGTAACCAACGACGGTGTCACAATACTCAAGGAAATGGACATAGAGCACCCAGCAGCAAAGATGCTCGTCGAGGTCGCAAAGACTCAGGAAGACGAGGTAGGGGACGGTACAACCACAGCAGTCATAATAGCTGGTGAACTGCTCAAAAAGGCTGAAAACCTCCTTGAAATGGAGATTCACCCAACAATAATAGCAATGGGTTACAGGCAGGCCTCTGAAAAGGCCCAGGAAATACTCGACGACATCGCAATCGACGCCAGCGACAGGGACACCCTCATGAAGGTTGCTATGACCGCAATGACAGGAAAAGGAACAGAAAAGGCAAGGGAACCACTGGCACAGCTCATAGTGGATGCTGTCAAGCAGGTTGAAGAGGACGGCGAAGTCGAGAAGGACCACATAAAGATAGAGAAGAAGGAAGGCGCAGCAGTGGACGACTCAACACTCGTCCAGGGTGTCATAATCGACAAGGAAAGGGTCCACCCAGGAATGCCAAAGAAGGTTGAAAACGCCAAAATAGCACTCCTCAACTGCCCAATCGAAGTCAAGGAGACAGAGGTGGACGCAGAGATCAGGATAACAGATCCATCACAGATGCAGGCCTTCATAGAACAGGAAGAACAGATGATCCGCGACATGGTCAACTCAATTGTTGACACAGGCGCAAACGTCCTATTCTGTCAGAAGGGCATCGATGACCTGGCACAGCACTACCTGGCCAAGGCAGGAGTCCTTGCAGTGAGGAGGGTCAAGAAGTCCGACATGGAGAAACTCTCCAAGGCCACAGGAGCAAACATAGTCACAAACATCGAGGACCTGGGTGAAGAAGACCTGGGTGAAGCAGGAGTCGTATCAGAGAAGAAGATTTCAGGCGAAGAGATGATCTTCGTTGAAGAGTGCAAGGAACCAAAGGCAGTGACAATACTGGTCAGGGGATCAACCGAGCACGTTGTAAGCGAAGTTGAAAGGGCAATCGAAGACGCAATAGGTGTCGTCGCCGCAACAGTTGAGGACGGTAAGGTCGTTGCAGGCGGAGGAGCTCCTGAAATAGAAATCGCAAAGAGGCTCAAGGACTACGCTGACTCAATAAGCGGCAGGGAGCAGCTGGCAGTCTCAGCCTTTGCAGACGCCCTCGAAATCGTGCCAAAGACCCTTGCAGAGAACGCAGGTCTTGACAGCATCGACGTCCTCGTTGACCTCAGGGCAGCCCACGAGGAGTCACCATACATGGGAATCGACGTATTCGATGGTAATATCGTCGACATGAAGGAAGCAGGAGTAATCGAACCACACAGGGTCAAGAAACAGGCCATCCAGTCTGCAGCTGAAGCAGCTGAGATGATACTGCGCATAGACGACGTCATAGCCGCATCATCATCCGGTTCCGAGGATGAAGGAATGGATGAAATGGGCGGCATGGGCGGAATGCCTCCAATGTAA
- a CDS encoding thiolase domain-containing protein, translating to MRDVAVIGVSQTKFGELWDVSFRDMITEAGLGAIEDAGVEGADLDAMYVGNMSAGLFIKQEHISSLIADHAGLTPIPSTRVEAACASGGLALRSGIMAVASGYHDIVIAAGVEKMTDVVDPTPAIATASDQEWEAQQGVTFPSLYAMMARRHMYEYGTTREQLAMVSVINHENASKNPRAQFPMKVTVEQVMNSTMVADPLRLLDCSPISDGAAAVILCPADMAREYTDTPVYVKASAQASGTIALHDRRDITRIDATVNAARKAFKMAKMTPGDIDLVEVHDCFSINGILAVEDLGFVDKGEGGRAFEEGITRIDGDMPVNPSGGLKARGHPLGATGIAQAAEVVWQLRGEADKRQVEGAEIGMTHNIGGTGGTAAVHIFSR from the coding sequence ATGAGGGATGTAGCAGTTATTGGAGTTTCACAGACAAAATTTGGAGAACTCTGGGATGTCTCCTTCAGGGACATGATAACCGAGGCCGGACTTGGAGCCATAGAGGACGCAGGAGTCGAGGGCGCCGACCTTGATGCCATGTACGTTGGTAACATGTCAGCCGGTCTATTCATAAAACAGGAACATATATCCTCACTAATCGCGGACCACGCTGGCCTGACACCCATACCCTCCACAAGGGTTGAGGCAGCCTGTGCATCAGGTGGACTCGCCCTAAGGAGTGGCATAATGGCGGTTGCATCAGGATACCATGACATCGTGATAGCTGCAGGTGTTGAGAAGATGACCGACGTTGTTGACCCGACACCTGCCATTGCAACAGCATCCGACCAGGAGTGGGAGGCCCAGCAGGGTGTCACCTTTCCATCACTGTATGCAATGATGGCCAGAAGGCACATGTATGAGTACGGTACCACAAGGGAGCAGCTCGCCATGGTCTCAGTTATAAACCATGAGAACGCATCAAAAAACCCCAGGGCCCAGTTCCCGATGAAGGTCACGGTTGAACAGGTCATGAACTCAACAATGGTTGCGGATCCCCTCAGGCTCCTCGACTGTTCACCGATATCCGATGGGGCTGCAGCGGTTATACTGTGCCCTGCAGACATGGCGAGGGAGTACACAGACACCCCTGTATATGTGAAGGCATCTGCACAGGCCTCGGGTACCATTGCACTCCATGACAGGAGGGACATAACAAGGATTGATGCTACAGTTAATGCGGCCAGAAAGGCCTTCAAGATGGCTAAGATGACTCCAGGGGACATAGACCTCGTTGAGGTCCATGACTGTTTCAGCATAAACGGTATACTGGCTGTTGAGGACCTTGGATTCGTTGATAAGGGTGAAGGTGGAAGGGCCTTTGAGGAGGGTATAACAAGGATTGATGGTGACATGCCCGTTAACCCCTCAGGTGGGCTCAAGGCACGTGGTCATCCACTTGGAGCTACCGGGATAGCACAGGCAGCTGAGGTTGTATGGCAGCTGCGTGGTGAAGCCGATAAGAGACAGGTGGAAGGTGCTGAGATCGGTATGACCCACAACATCGGTGGAACCGGTGGAACAGCAGCAGTCCACATATTTTCAAGGTAA
- a CDS encoding hydroxymethylglutaryl-CoA synthase, which produces MAGIVGYGVYIPSYRIKVEEIARVWGDDPQAISRGLVVEEKSVPGPDEDTATISVEAARNALRRSQIDPSEIGAVYVGSESHPYAVKPTATIVAEAVEATPEMTAADLEFACKAGTAGIQACMGLVDSGIIRYGLAVGADTAQGAPGDALEYTASAGGAAYVIGGKNCLADIKETYSFTTDTPDFYRREGMPYPRHGGRFTGEPAYFKHVLGAARGMMEKTGLSADDFDYAVFHQPNGKFYLKTARKLGFDSEQVKPGLLTPVIGNTYSGATPIGLAATLDVAEPGARILAVSYGSGAGSDAFIIEVNDLIEERRDLAPSVAEIIRNKRYVDYAIYAKFKGKLRMA; this is translated from the coding sequence ATGGCTGGAATAGTTGGATATGGAGTTTACATTCCATCATACAGGATAAAGGTTGAAGAAATCGCGAGGGTCTGGGGAGACGACCCCCAGGCCATATCACGGGGTCTGGTTGTGGAGGAAAAATCAGTCCCTGGTCCTGATGAGGACACAGCAACAATCTCAGTTGAGGCAGCACGTAATGCCCTCAGAAGGAGTCAGATAGATCCTTCAGAGATAGGAGCTGTCTATGTGGGGTCAGAATCACACCCTTACGCTGTTAAGCCAACAGCAACAATAGTTGCAGAGGCTGTTGAGGCGACACCTGAGATGACAGCAGCCGACCTTGAGTTCGCATGCAAGGCAGGTACCGCAGGTATACAGGCCTGCATGGGGCTTGTTGACTCAGGCATAATCAGGTACGGCCTTGCAGTTGGCGCTGACACAGCCCAGGGAGCCCCCGGCGATGCCCTAGAGTACACTGCATCAGCAGGCGGGGCAGCCTATGTTATAGGTGGAAAAAACTGCCTTGCAGATATAAAGGAAACCTACAGCTTCACAACAGACACCCCCGACTTCTACAGGAGGGAAGGCATGCCCTACCCCCGGCACGGGGGAAGATTCACAGGTGAACCCGCCTACTTCAAGCACGTCCTTGGAGCCGCCAGGGGTATGATGGAGAAGACCGGCCTCAGTGCAGATGACTTCGATTACGCTGTTTTCCACCAGCCAAACGGGAAATTCTACCTGAAGACCGCCCGTAAACTGGGATTTGACAGTGAACAGGTGAAACCAGGACTCCTGACACCCGTGATAGGGAACACCTACTCAGGTGCGACACCAATAGGCCTTGCAGCAACCCTTGACGTTGCAGAGCCCGGCGCAAGGATACTCGCAGTGTCCTATGGTTCAGGTGCTGGAAGCGACGCCTTCATAATAGAGGTTAATGACCTCATAGAGGAGAGGCGTGACCTTGCACCATCTGTGGCCGAGATCATCAGGAATAAGAGGTACGTGGACTATGCCATATACGCCAAATTCAAGGGCAAACTCAGGATGGCTTAA
- a CDS encoding heparan-alpha-glucosaminide N-acetyltransferase, translating into MVTAHARFGEVDALRGAAVLMMIGYHALFDLDFLGVLDIDMGSPVIWFTGRLTAFLFIFLVGVSLSLSHSRREVNARHYILRGLKIFLWGMVITAATWIYPHKGFIVFGVLHFIGLAVILTYPLAGRRAAALTLSAIAITVGFIMSGVRVETPLLMWLGIRPYNLYTLDYFPLFPWLGVVLLGIFTGDTLYPGYRRRFGLRAWSPSLLQLIGRNSLKVYLIHQPVIVGIIWLLMDLNS; encoded by the coding sequence ATGGTTACAGCTCATGCAAGGTTCGGGGAGGTTGATGCGCTCAGGGGGGCTGCTGTCCTGATGATGATTGGATATCATGCCCTCTTTGACCTTGACTTCCTGGGGGTCCTGGATATTGACATGGGTTCCCCGGTTATCTGGTTCACCGGAAGGCTGACGGCGTTCCTTTTCATATTCCTCGTCGGGGTGTCCCTCAGCCTGAGCCATTCAAGGAGGGAAGTTAATGCCAGACATTACATCCTGAGAGGTTTGAAGATATTCCTCTGGGGGATGGTCATCACCGCCGCAACATGGATCTACCCCCACAAGGGTTTCATAGTCTTTGGGGTGCTCCACTTCATAGGCCTTGCAGTTATACTTACATACCCCCTTGCCGGAAGGAGAGCCGCTGCACTTACATTATCGGCTATTGCAATCACGGTGGGGTTCATCATGTCAGGGGTGCGTGTTGAAACTCCACTCCTGATGTGGCTTGGAATCAGACCTTATAATCTTTACACCCTTGACTACTTCCCGCTTTTCCCGTGGCTGGGTGTTGTGCTCCTTGGAATCTTCACAGGGGACACCCTCTACCCGGGATACCGTAGAAGATTTGGATTAAGGGCATGGAGTCCCTCTCTACTTCAGCTGATTGGAAGAAACTCACTGAAGGTCTACCTGATCCATCAGCCTGTGATAGTGGGGATAATCTGGCTATTAATGGATTTAAACTCTTAA
- a CDS encoding DASS family sodium-coupled anion symporter: MALNPDYILLADGGNITDARKGFILSFLLALGVYLVPLPGLRASGHAAIALLVFAVTMWATEAVPLAVTSLIILFAQPLIGVESFENAVIGFANPILFLMIGGFIMAEAIRKSGLAQRFTYYLLGRLGTSPERGLFVSIFSTGLLSAWIENVVAFAMLLPIIKEIVDIMGCSEPERGKSNYAKAMILGASFGSLAGGFGTEIGTAPNLMAAAYTSIPFLNWMIFGLPLSIAMLLVTWFLLMRIFPSEVRALENGEALIGEKIRMMGPLSRDEKLSTGILLFAILLWVTAGFTGINSYSVSLIAAVMFIFAGVITWKDAQKNIDWGLVVFFGGALSLGSALLKTGAAAWIIDKLVGMLGSDPSTVVVMLLLMAVAVIITQVMSNIALSAILVPLSVTLASAQHQPIGVYAVPVAIACSLSFMLPMADPTVAMAYGSGYVKLRDIPRAGIPIIAVGIILTVLVITTLAVPFIS, from the coding sequence TTGGCTTTAAATCCGGATTATATCTTATTAGCTGATGGAGGTAATATTACGGATGCCAGAAAAGGATTCATTCTAAGTTTTCTGCTGGCCCTTGGGGTATACCTGGTACCATTACCGGGTCTGAGGGCTTCAGGACACGCCGCAATTGCTTTACTTGTATTTGCAGTTACAATGTGGGCAACAGAGGCCGTCCCACTGGCTGTAACATCACTCATAATACTCTTTGCACAGCCACTCATTGGTGTTGAAAGTTTTGAAAACGCGGTTATAGGTTTTGCAAATCCCATACTCTTCCTCATGATCGGGGGATTTATAATGGCGGAGGCCATAAGGAAGAGTGGTCTCGCCCAGAGATTCACCTACTACCTCCTGGGGAGGCTTGGAACCTCACCGGAGAGGGGGCTGTTTGTAAGCATATTCTCAACGGGTCTTCTATCTGCATGGATTGAGAATGTTGTCGCCTTTGCAATGCTCCTACCCATCATAAAGGAGATAGTGGATATAATGGGCTGCTCCGAACCTGAGCGGGGAAAGAGTAACTATGCAAAGGCCATGATACTCGGGGCATCATTCGGGTCCCTTGCCGGCGGATTCGGTACAGAGATAGGAACAGCCCCCAACCTCATGGCAGCTGCCTACACCAGCATACCCTTCCTTAACTGGATGATATTCGGTCTCCCACTTTCGATTGCAATGCTCCTTGTCACATGGTTCCTCCTTATGAGGATCTTTCCCAGCGAGGTAAGGGCACTCGAAAACGGGGAGGCCCTGATAGGTGAGAAGATAAGGATGATGGGTCCACTGAGCAGGGATGAGAAGCTCAGCACAGGGATACTCCTATTCGCAATACTGCTATGGGTTACAGCAGGTTTTACAGGCATCAACAGCTACTCAGTGTCACTTATAGCCGCTGTGATGTTCATATTCGCGGGTGTGATAACATGGAAGGACGCACAGAAGAACATTGACTGGGGCCTCGTGGTATTCTTTGGAGGGGCACTATCCCTTGGAAGCGCACTCCTCAAGACCGGGGCGGCTGCATGGATAATTGATAAACTTGTGGGCATGCTGGGTTCAGATCCATCTACTGTGGTTGTCATGCTCCTGCTTATGGCTGTGGCGGTGATCATCACCCAGGTGATGTCCAACATAGCCCTGTCAGCCATCCTCGTCCCCCTCTCGGTGACCCTTGCATCTGCCCAGCACCAGCCCATCGGGGTATACGCGGTACCAGTGGCAATTGCATGTTCACTGTCATTCATGCTCCCGATGGCAGACCCCACGGTTGCAATGGCCTACGGTTCCGGCTACGTTAAGCTGAGGGATATACCGAGGGCCGGGATTCCCATCATAGCTGTGGGTATCATCCTGACGGTCCTTGTGATCACAACCCTGGCAGTGCCCTTCATATCATGA